A DNA window from Phragmites australis chromosome 11, lpPhrAust1.1, whole genome shotgun sequence contains the following coding sequences:
- the LOC133885397 gene encoding uncharacterized protein LOC133885397 codes for MSSKYQEAIITYSSSSGYKIVSTTAQPRAHQPPREKKGSTARSLDRSPLGCSVLDSCSTMRKKGDGNKLGRWLGAPVRALSRACDSYVRRMSACAGRMPTHAGTYGGRGGFAPGSLQAATFSSRSRRGGPGGGDEDVNELVRAMSQRQASARGGEGVAVVVPVRSRSLAVGRIDEDAPCEFGADDDVRVGGPARRPAVRRNRSVAVGGAGVFGAAKSAVHG; via the coding sequence ATGAGCAGCAAGTACCAAGAGGCAATCATCACTTACTCATCCTCATCGGGTTACAAAATCGTCTCAACGACTGCCCAACCGCGCGCGCACCAACCTCCCCgcgagaagaaaggctccacTGCTAGATCTCTCGATCGATCTCCCCTCGGCTGCTCGGTTCTTGATTCTTGCAGTACGATGAGGAAGAAGGGCGACGGCAACAAGCTGGGGCGGTGGCTGGGCGCGCCGGTGCGCGCGCTGTCGCGGGCGTGCGACTCGTACGTGCGCAGGATGTCGGCGTGCGCGGGGCGGATGCCGACGCACGCGGGGACATACGGCGGGCGAGGCGGGTTCGCGCCGGGGAGCTTGCAGGCCGCGACGTTCAGCTCCCGCTCGAGGCGCGGCGggcccggcggcggcgacgaggacgTGAACGAGCTCGTGCGCGCCATGTCCCAGCGCCAGGCGTCCGCCCGCGGCGGGGAGGGCGTGGCCGTCGTCGTCCCGGTCCGGAGCCGGAGCCTGGCGGTCGGGCGGATCGACGAGGACGCGCCGTGCGAGTTCGGCGCCGATGACGACGTGCGCGTCGGCGGCCCCGCGCGCCGCCCGGCCGTGCGCAGGAACCGCAGCGTCGCGGTGGGCGGCGCTGGCGTGTTCGGCGCCGCGAAGAGCGCCgtgcacggctga